A region of the Mesoterricola sediminis genome:
CACGGGCATCTGGAGGAGCATGGGGAGGCAGCCGCCCATGGGGTTGTGGCCGTTCTTCTTGTAGAAGGCCATCAGCTCCTTCTGCATCTCGGCCTTCTTGGCCATGTCGTTGCCGAACTTCTCGTACTTGGCCTGGAGGGCCTTCTGGTGGGGCTCCAGCTCCTTCATGCGCAGCATCTGCACCGTGGTCTTGGTGTTCAGGGGCCAGAGGACGCCGCGGATGAGGACGGTCAGCAGGATGATCGACCAGCCCCAGTTGGGCACCACCTGGTGGATGCCGCGGAGGATCATGAACAGGAGTTTGGCGACCAGGCCGAAGAAGCCGAAGTCCATGACCTGGACGAAGATCTTGCCGTCATCCTTGCGGCCGGGCAGATGGAAGGCGCTCAGTTCCTCGGCCTGCTTGGGGCCCAGGTAGAGGCGGGCGGAAGCGGTGCCGCCCGCGGGGGCGGACAGGAGGTAGCCCTTGGCCCCGTCCCGGACCGGGAGGGAGGCGGCATCCCAGATCGCCGCGAAGTACCAGCTGCGCTGGCCCTTGGAGCCGGCGTCGACGCCCGCGTCCAGGCCCACGCGGGTGGCGGCGGGGGGCAGGACCTTGCGCTTGGCGCCCAGGAAGCTGAAGAAGGGGTCCTTCAGCATGTCGCCCCAGGACACCGCGTGGATGTCCTTGGGTTCCAGGGTGAAGACGCGGCCCAGGTTGTGCACGGAGGCCTCGCCGTCCGGCATGGGCACCAGGTTGAGGGCCATGGCGCGGGGGCTCGTCCAGGCGACTTCGACCACATGGTCCTGGTCCGGCACCCGGTAGACGAGGCGGTCGCCTTCGGGCGACGTGAAGGTCACCACCTGGAAGCCGTTCTCGACCGTGACCGCGGGGTCGCCCTGGAACCGGGCCGCCACGGCGGCGCCGAGGCCGGGGAAGTCGTGGGCGACCTCCTTGCCCTCCTTGTCCCGGTGGGCCTCCGTGAAGAAGGCGGTGCCGTCGCTCCAGCGGGCCTGCACCAGCGCGCCGTCCTGCTTGCGCCAGGTGAGCTGGAGGACCGGGGTCTTCAGGGTGAACCGGGCGGCGGGATCCGCCGCGGGAGCCTGTCCGGCCGAAGCCTGGGGCGCGGTCGCGACGGGCGCGGCGGGAGCAGGCGCGGGAGCGCTCTCCTGGCGGACCACCGTCTGGGCCGGAGCCGGCTTGGTGGGATAGAGCGTGCTCATGGCGTAGTTGTAGCCCAGCAGCATGACGATGCTGGCGGCCACGAAGATCACCATATTCCGGTTG
Encoded here:
- the yidC gene encoding membrane protein insertase YidC, encoding MNNRNMVIFVAASIVMLLGYNYAMSTLYPTKPAPAQTVVRQESAPAPAPAAPVATAPQASAGQAPAADPAARFTLKTPVLQLTWRKQDGALVQARWSDGTAFFTEAHRDKEGKEVAHDFPGLGAAVAARFQGDPAVTVENGFQVVTFTSPEGDRLVYRVPDQDHVVEVAWTSPRAMALNLVPMPDGEASVHNLGRVFTLEPKDIHAVSWGDMLKDPFFSFLGAKRKVLPPAATRVGLDAGVDAGSKGQRSWYFAAIWDAASLPVRDGAKGYLLSAPAGGTASARLYLGPKQAEELSAFHLPGRKDDGKIFVQVMDFGFFGLVAKLLFMILRGIHQVVPNWGWSIILLTVLIRGVLWPLNTKTTVQMLRMKELEPHQKALQAKYEKFGNDMAKKAEMQKELMAFYKKNGHNPMGGCLPMLLQMPVFFALWSMLNAVFELRHAPFAFWLKDLSAHDPFYVLPILMGVSMIVQQAMTPSVGDPTQRKMMMVMMPVMFTFFFATTPSGLCLYYLMFNLIGILQTWLVMRGYKPQPIVV